A genomic region of Mycolicibacterium poriferae contains the following coding sequences:
- a CDS encoding TetR/AcrR family transcriptional regulator → MTNPGPDIPQTLTTREANRAALRSRLLDSAEELFAARGYFGVSVRDITDHAGTRLAAISEQFGGKEALFRAVLVRRIQPLNDERRALLAALPASGPRARRLRAVIEAFTEPLRQRAGNPGWDNYFRFIAQLANSGHPIRRFIADDFNAIAADFIAHLQALFPAASEEAIYDAYLHLVAATMYTYSNNLRLDSLTQGRMHADDIDKRHQALLRFAEGGIHTLATAPR, encoded by the coding sequence ATGACCAACCCCGGCCCGGATATTCCACAGACACTGACCACGCGTGAGGCCAACCGGGCCGCCCTGCGGAGCCGGCTGCTCGACAGTGCGGAAGAGCTGTTCGCCGCCCGCGGCTACTTCGGCGTCAGCGTCCGTGACATCACCGACCACGCCGGCACCCGGCTGGCCGCGATCAGCGAGCAGTTCGGCGGTAAGGAAGCCTTGTTTCGCGCGGTGCTGGTTCGCCGCATTCAGCCTCTCAACGACGAGCGCCGCGCCCTCCTGGCGGCACTGCCCGCCAGCGGGCCACGAGCGCGGCGCCTCCGTGCGGTCATCGAGGCGTTCACCGAACCCCTGCGCCAACGAGCCGGCAATCCGGGATGGGACAACTATTTCCGCTTCATCGCCCAACTCGCCAACTCCGGGCACCCCATCAGGCGATTCATCGCTGATGACTTCAACGCCATCGCCGCCGACTTCATCGCTCACCTGCAAGCCCTGTTCCCAGCCGCTAGCGAAGAAGCCATCTACGACGCCTACCTGCACCTGGTCGCCGCCACTATGTACACCTACTCCAACAACCTGCGCCTAGACAGCCTCACCCAAGGCCGCATGCACGCCGACGACATCGACAAACGCCACCAAGCACTGCTGCGTTTCGCTGAAGGTGGCATACACACCCTCGCCACCGCACCGCGATAA